DNA from Candidatus Stoquefichus sp. SB1:
AACAGAACATGGCAAAGGTTTTAGAGGATAGATATGTTAATAAGTCAAATGGAAGGGGTATGGCATTCTAATGACTGAACAGGAAACACAACAGATACTAAAAGTATTAAAAACAAATTATCCTAATTCATTTAAAAGCATGTCTAGCGAAGAAAGTTATAACTATTTGTCATTGTGGCATGAGGCATTCAAAAATAATGATGTCATATTAGTTATTAAAGCAGTTAAAGAAATTATTTATACAGACACAAGAGAGTTTGCTCCTAACATTGCACAAGTTAAGTCGGTGATTGCTAAATACAATACAAGCAATTTGTTAGAGAGTAAACAATCTCTAATGAAAAAGTATGATAATGATTTTGATGATAATTACGATTATAGAGAAGATGAAATGATATGTCTTATATTACACAAGATGAAAGATGCACAAGGTGATGTTTTAGCAGAATGTAAGCATGACTTTAATAAAGTAACTGGTCACGACTATGATACATATATGCAAAAAATATTTAGAAAAGAGGTAGAACTATGTTAAATAAAGAAAAATATGCAAAAGAGATAGTGGAGATTGTAACAATGAAATCTCCAGAAAACATTGCATTTGATACACGTATAGGAAAACTATGTAAATGTACGATATTAGAATGTGATAATTGTTTGTTTAGAACAGGAAAAGGTATATGTGATGAAAAAAGAAACATATGGGCTAACAGCGAATACGTTGAACTTATTAAATTAACACTTGCAGAAAAGATTATCTTAGAGAATATAGATAGTAATTTTAAATGGATTGCAAGGGGTGAAAATAATTATTTATTTTGTCATGAAAGAAAACCAATGAAATCAAAAGTTGATAGAATGATGTTTCTTGATGGTGGTCATTTTTCTCGAATACCGTTTGACAATTTGTTTAAATTCATAAAATGGGAAGATAATGAACCGTACAAGATTAAAGATATTTTGAATAATTGTGAGGTGGTAGAAGATGTGGATTAGAAGTCAAAATAAAGAAGAAATAGTTAAATGTTATGGTGCTAGTATTGTACATAACAATAATGATATGTTTAGTCTATTGTCCGTATTAACTAATAATTATACGATTGCATTAGGTGAATACTCAACAAAAGAAAAAGCGTTAAAAGTCTTGGATAAAATAGTTGCACAAATGGAGACATGCACAGAAACAAGAACGCAAATAAAACCATACTCAAATGGATCTGATTGGGATACATGTGAAAGAGTTGCAACTGTTGTTTTCCAAATGCCACAAGATGATGAAGTATGAAATTTAGACAAGAAGTCGAAAAAATTCTTACAGAGTTTCTTGTAGGGATTAATGTAAATTACATTGTCCCTCTTGAAATGGAATGTGATGAATTAAGAAGAAAGAATATTCAGCTTAATAACAAGGCAACACGTTACAAGAATAAATACAATGAGTTAAAAAGTTCAATCGGCGATGATACAACAAATTATCGTGACATGGCTATTAAGTTAAAGCAAGAAAGAGATATGTACAGAAATATGTATCGTAAATTAAAGAGTAGGAAGTGACAATATGCAACAACTTCAATTTGATTTATTTAATGAATTTGATCAGTACAATCCATCATTAG
Protein-coding regions in this window:
- a CDS encoding replicative helicase loader/inhibitor; protein product: MTEQETQQILKVLKTNYPNSFKSMSSEESYNYLSLWHEAFKNNDVILVIKAVKEIIYTDTREFAPNIAQVKSVIAKYNTSNLLESKQSLMKKYDNDFDDNYDYREDEMICLILHKMKDAQGDVLAECKHDFNKVTGHDYDTYMQKIFRKEVELC